In Gimesia benthica, a single window of DNA contains:
- a CDS encoding phosphoesterase: protein MSDTEQQVEHVMVVPTLLFHEVGHFQGFNDQVEPYMKTLFDPNYISFRPRDTVEEDPSFKQLIPYCIFRHEGKIFYYTRGSKGGESRLHSKRSIGIGGHISLEDDAKAGSTYREGMQRELDEEVSMDTAFTERCVGLINDDETEVGKVHLGIVHIFDLELPKVLPREESIIETGFDSPEKLLQELDQFETWSQICLKGLFDLN, encoded by the coding sequence ATGTCAGATACCGAACAACAAGTGGAACACGTCATGGTCGTCCCCACACTCCTTTTCCACGAGGTCGGTCATTTTCAGGGATTCAACGATCAGGTCGAACCGTATATGAAAACCCTCTTCGACCCGAACTACATCAGCTTTCGCCCCCGCGACACGGTTGAAGAAGATCCCAGCTTCAAACAGCTGATTCCCTACTGTATTTTCCGGCACGAAGGGAAGATCTTCTACTATACCCGTGGCTCCAAAGGGGGCGAATCGCGTCTGCACAGCAAGCGGTCAATTGGCATCGGGGGGCATATTTCACTGGAAGACGACGCCAAAGCCGGTTCCACCTACCGCGAGGGGATGCAGCGGGAACTGGACGAAGAAGTCTCCATGGATACCGCCTTTACGGAACGCTGTGTCGGACTGATTAATGACGACGAAACCGAGGTCGGAAAGGTCCACTTGGGAATAGTTCACATTTTTGACCTGGAGTTGCCCAAAGTTCTACCCCGTGAAGAGTCGATTATAGAGACAGGGTTTGACTCACCGGAAAAACTGTTACAAGAGTTAGATCAGTTCGAAACATGGTCACAGATCTGCCTCAAAGGCTTATTTGATCTAAATTAA
- the trpC gene encoding indole-3-glycerol phosphate synthase TrpC produces MSNILEEIIQHKQGEVSQAKVRVPAAALVDQLSTAPPIRDFVASLRNHGPVGMIAEVKKASPSAGIIRDDFHPVEIAQTYERFGAACLSVLTDENYFQGHLDYLKAVRAAVAIPVMRKEFIIDRYQILEARVAGADCVLLIAECLDDTQLHDLYGYALELGMQALVEIYEPNNLDRVLKLNPPMLGINNRNLKTFVTSLDHSIELSPRLPEDCLLISESGIRNREDVLRLQEAGVQGILVGETLMRSPEIGDKVCELLGRSAS; encoded by the coding sequence GTGAGTAACATTCTCGAAGAAATCATTCAACACAAACAGGGCGAAGTCAGCCAGGCCAAAGTTCGCGTGCCTGCTGCAGCGCTGGTCGATCAGCTGTCGACGGCGCCTCCCATACGTGATTTTGTCGCATCTCTGCGAAACCACGGCCCTGTGGGAATGATCGCTGAGGTAAAAAAAGCCTCTCCCTCTGCCGGAATCATTCGGGATGATTTTCATCCGGTTGAAATTGCACAGACCTATGAACGGTTCGGAGCTGCCTGTTTGAGTGTCTTGACCGACGAGAACTATTTCCAGGGGCACCTCGATTACCTCAAGGCGGTTCGTGCTGCCGTCGCGATTCCCGTCATGCGAAAAGAGTTCATCATCGATCGCTACCAGATCCTGGAAGCGCGCGTCGCGGGCGCGGATTGCGTCCTCTTGATCGCCGAGTGCCTGGATGATACGCAGTTGCATGATCTGTATGGCTATGCCTTGGAACTGGGCATGCAGGCTCTGGTCGAAATCTATGAACCCAACAACCTCGATCGGGTCCTGAAACTCAACCCACCCATGCTGGGGATCAACAACCGCAACCTGAAAACATTCGTCACCAGCCTGGATCACTCCATTGAACTCAGCCCCCGTCTGCCGGAAGACTGCCTGCTGATCAGTGAGAGTGGTATTCGGAACCGCGAAGACGTCCTGCGACTGCAGGAGGCCGGCGTGCAAGGCATTCTGGTAGGCGAAACACTCATGCGTTCGCCGGAAATCGGCGACAAAGTCTGCGAACTGCTGGGGCGCTCAGCTTCCTGA